In Sorghum bicolor cultivar BTx623 chromosome 10, Sorghum_bicolor_NCBIv3, whole genome shotgun sequence, one genomic interval encodes:
- the LOC8068774 gene encoding uncharacterized protein LOC8068774, with amino-acid sequence MANLAPTWVTKAGLGVLTLNSGLAMYRARGDPASILFVSGSYATLLLLFRCLRDYERAAPGSPARERARRAVWPLTTLLTLAFSWKVAAVMPSAVAAAVVWALAVATTAGGFFALFVPG; translated from the coding sequence ATGGCGAACCTCGCGCCGACCTGGGTCACCAAAGCGGGCCTCGGCGTCCTCACCCTCAACTCCGGCCTGGCCATGTACCGCGCGAGGGGCGACCCGGCCTCCATCCTCTTCGTCTCAGGTTCGTACGCCACCCTGCTCCTCCTCTTCCGCTGCCTCCGGGACTACGAGCGGGCGGCCCCCGGGTCCCCGGCGAGGGAGCGGGCGAGGCGCGCCGTGTGGCCGCTCACCACGCTGCTCACCTTGGCCTTCTCGTGGAAGGTGGCGGCGGTCATGCCTTCCGCCGTCGCGGCCGCCGTCGTCTGGGCGCTCGCCGTCGCCACCACCGCCggtggcttctttgctctgtTCGTTCCCGGATGA